The Ziziphus jujuba cultivar Dongzao chromosome 1, ASM3175591v1 genome segment ATCCCTGGCTGTTGATTCTCTCAAGGACCTGTAGATGATAATCCTTGTTTGACTATGGTATGCTAAAGTTTCATAAAGTAAAAGATATATGGGTCCCCCAATGCAACCATTCATAATCCATAATATTATGTGGAAAATAAAAAGGTCAAAGATCAAAGATTTAGATTTCACTCATACTTGATTATGCAGTGCGCGTTACTCCACCTGAAATTACTCTGATGGTACAGCCGCTTTAATCATTAATGAGCACCATCTTTGGTCTCATTAGGACGCAACATGTCATTTAACAGCCCTTTTTGACTCTTCTAATAgtaaatcataaattttttcaatGTTATTTTTGATGTCAAATCTGTGATTGATAAAATTTGATAAGGGatggtaaattttaataaaatttgtgaGATCCAAACTattttgttaatataattttgatttcgatttgatatttagttgataaAAGTTAAATTGAACTGGATCTATAACCAattttaaagttataatttgacaatactattttcatactattttttaatatatgctaTCGAAAAGCTGATGTAAAAACTTGatgttgaaattgatatttattattgaaaaacttATGATAATGCCAAATTATAGACGATGATGTAaaaatttgatgttgaaattgatatttattattgaaaagctTATCATAATGCCGTTTATAGACAATTCTGAACTCAGAATTCCAAATGTAGAAATGACAATGCCAAACTGGCATTAGCTATCGAAAAATGCTCTTAGAAGCCCTCAGATCCACGATTCTATGTCTCTTTAGGCCTTCGGCCTCTACTGAGTCAAAAACAAAGTCCATGATTCCATCAGTGGCATTCATGCCTTCCTTTTCAAAACTAgcttttgaaataatattaattactgCAAAGTTAGTACTTCTAATTTCCCTAAACCTCAACTTACTCAATTATAGGAGAACAAAACTGAAGAAAAAAGCTATTAATATCAGATTTTTGtatgaaatttatttgtttttataatataattggttatttgCCATTCATATCCATACTCTCTACATATAAAATGCGTCTGACAGATAAAGATTATTGCTAATATATCTTAACAGCATTTTCAAAAGATACAAAATTCTGTATAAAAAACACACATATAACACAGTGGGGAAAAGTCTGATAAAGAATTCACAGAGACTAAGATCAGACTCAATGAAAATATCTCAGATTCAAATGCAGCATAGTTTCAAAAGTTTAGCTCCTCACAAAATCAGGCTGGCTGGAAACAGATCTGACCCATGACCATTTATGGTCCTTAGTATTGACCACATTTTTAGCTTGTGCAACCTCTTCTAATGGAATATATGCATAGTTTCCATTAATAGGACCAGAGACAAATCCAGTGTATCCTGCCATAACTCCATGGATTGCTGAATGTGCTAGAAGTGTACAATATGTATTGTCCGTAGCATTGGCAGGAACTGCACGTACCATGTAAGTGGGatctatatatttcactgtaAACAACTCATTCGGATGCTTCCTAGACCACCATTTCTTCAGCTCTGACTTCAACCATCCACCAACATCCAAAAGGACTAGGTTCCCAGATTCATCCCTCTCTTGTTTCTCAGCATCATTTCTTGGTATCAACTCTTGTCCTGCTCCCTCAGCCACTACTATTACTGCATGTCCGTTTTCTTTAAGTCGCTGTTCGAGAAACTCGAATAGCCCTCCTTTGCCTTCCAAGTAGAAATCTATTTCGGGAATCAAGCAGCAGTCCACGTCACGGCTGCTGAGTGTTGCATGAAGAGCAATGTGCCCTGTGCTTCTTCCCATTAGTTTCACCAATCCTATTCCATTAACCGCACTCTCAGCTTCCACATGACCTGCATTGATTGCTTGTTGGGCCATTTCCACTGCTGTTTGGAATCCAAAGGATCTGTCAATGATTCCTACATCATTGTCAACTGTTTTGGGGATTCCAGCTACCGCAACATTCAGTTTTCGGCGACATATCTCATTGAATATATTCACAGCCCCACGCATCGTGCCATCTCCACCTATGATATACACCTGGTCATAATGTATCTGTCAATCCTTAATGCACATTGTTGGTACCTGCGTCTACTTACTGGGTGAAAGGAATGTTTAGAAAAAGAAAGTTGAACAACAACAAGAAGTTCTATATATAGCAAATCAGCGTACATCTTGAACTACCTCTCAAAGCAGACTCCCCA includes the following:
- the LOC107416407 gene encoding ATP-dependent 6-phosphofructokinase 2, with product MMDISQPEATNLPTQNSDDRRSSVPFSTVKLQELPHLTHYLPDLQTHPNPLQNNRFYHTSDGLYVNHSDVILRQIVYDLSETFPSPSPHLAYHQAGPRERIYCDPTWTQAAIVTCGGLCPGVNTVIRELVVGLWELYGVRRIFGITAGFRGFYSRDCVELNPKLVDSWHKTGGTALETSRGGFDLNKIVDAIQDRGFNQVYIIGGDGTMRGAVNIFNEICRRKLNVAVAGIPKTVDNDVGIIDRSFGFQTAVEMAQQAINAGHVEAESAVNGIGLVKLMGRSTGHIALHATLSSRDVDCCLIPEIDFYLEGKGGLFEFLEQRLKENGHAVIVVAEGAGQELIPRNDAEKQERDESGNLVLLDVGGWLKSELKKWWSRKHPNELFTVKYIDPTYMVRAVPANATDNTYCTLLAHSAIHGVMAGYTGFVSGPINGNYAYIPLEEVAQAKNVVNTKDHKWSWVRSVSSQPDFVRS